One Brachybacterium kimchii genomic window carries:
- the fdhA gene encoding formaldehyde dehydrogenase, glutathione-independent: MSSNRAVAYKGAGKVEVVDIDYPGYELKDGPGVNPANIGRKLPHGAILKVVTTNICGSDQHMVRGRTTAPEGLVLGHEITGEVIDVGPGVEFIKTGDLVSVPFNISCGRCVNCKIGRTEICLNVNPDRPGSAYGYVDMGGWVGGQAEYVLVPYADWNLLKFPDKDQALEKILDLTMLSDIFPTGYHGAVTAGVGPGSSVYIAGAGPVGLAAAVGAQLLGAAVVIVADMQEDRLASARAFGCETINVAEQDPREQIARILGREEVDCGVDAVGFEAKGHGHDAKEAPATVLNTLMDVTKAGGALGIPGLYVTGDPGGVDEAAKEGSLSLRLGLGWAKALGFMTGQCPVMRYHRPLMEAILHDRVHIADAVNATVISLDDAPRGYAEFDKGAAKKFVIDPHGTTGLATAS; this comes from the coding sequence CAGTCGCGTACAAGGGAGCCGGGAAGGTCGAGGTCGTCGACATCGACTACCCCGGCTACGAGCTCAAGGACGGGCCGGGGGTGAACCCCGCGAACATCGGCCGGAAGCTGCCCCACGGGGCCATCCTGAAGGTCGTCACCACCAACATCTGCGGCTCGGACCAGCACATGGTCCGCGGCCGCACCACCGCCCCCGAGGGACTGGTGCTGGGCCACGAGATCACCGGCGAGGTGATCGACGTAGGCCCCGGCGTCGAGTTCATCAAGACCGGCGACCTGGTCTCGGTGCCGTTCAACATCTCCTGCGGGCGGTGCGTGAACTGCAAGATCGGGCGCACCGAGATCTGCCTGAACGTGAACCCCGACCGCCCCGGCAGCGCCTACGGGTACGTCGACATGGGCGGCTGGGTGGGAGGGCAGGCCGAGTACGTGCTCGTGCCCTATGCTGACTGGAACCTGCTGAAGTTCCCGGACAAGGACCAGGCCCTCGAGAAGATCCTGGACCTGACCATGCTCTCGGACATCTTCCCGACCGGCTACCACGGTGCCGTCACCGCGGGCGTCGGACCCGGCAGCTCGGTGTACATCGCGGGCGCGGGGCCGGTGGGCCTGGCCGCCGCCGTCGGCGCGCAGCTGCTCGGCGCGGCCGTCGTCATCGTCGCCGACATGCAGGAGGACCGCCTCGCCTCCGCCCGCGCCTTCGGCTGCGAGACGATCAACGTCGCCGAGCAGGATCCCCGCGAGCAGATCGCGAGGATCCTCGGCCGCGAGGAGGTCGACTGCGGCGTCGACGCCGTGGGCTTCGAGGCCAAGGGCCACGGGCACGACGCGAAGGAGGCGCCCGCGACCGTGCTCAACACCCTCATGGACGTCACCAAGGCCGGCGGCGCCCTCGGCATCCCCGGGCTCTACGTCACCGGCGACCCCGGCGGCGTGGACGAGGCGGCCAAGGAGGGCTCGCTCTCCCTGCGCCTCGGCCTGGGCTGGGCGAAGGCGCTCGGGTTCATGACCGGGCAGTGCCCGGTCATGCGCTACCACCGCCCGCTCATGGAGGCGATCCTGCACGACCGCGTGCACATCGCCGACGCCGTGAACGCCACCGTGATCTCGCTCGACGACGCCCCGCGCGGCTACGCCGAGTTCGACAAGGGAGCCGCGAAGAAGTTCGTCATCGACCCCCACGGGACGACGGGGCTCGCGACGGCGAGCTGA
- a CDS encoding ROK family transcriptional regulator, translating into MRGSSMPDIGAKNELVVLDAIRSAPEGSSQSEVVRRSGLSRQAVSLITRRLMERGLVETDGTLSAGRGKPRTVLRVVPSSLLAAGVHLDPTGITLVIVDLGANVVAEKALGPPGSDPDAGVARIAAGLEELLATMYEDGWRTPGGQSAREALLGIGVAAPGGLDWRRGVLVDPPWMPDWWDTPLVEMLSRATGRTALLDKDTNAALAAEIWAGERLSEQTLLYVYVSVGVGSAVSSAGRVQRGSTTQAGEIGHLPTGLDGPVCGCGRRACLSTFTDVHAMLHRIDAAKSAADGSAGNSDWREAAGAAAEIDVDELSSASLEADGERLDALLAAATSGDRLAARIAQEHGTALGEALRTLIGIHDPHRVIIGGPYWRALEPFAMPQVLERALQGSGGRRGVTISSSAFGDDVGAIGAATLYLGRELSPTVR; encoded by the coding sequence GTGCGCGGGTCATCCATGCCGGACATCGGCGCCAAGAACGAGCTCGTCGTGCTCGACGCGATCCGCAGTGCGCCCGAGGGCAGCTCGCAGTCCGAGGTGGTGCGTCGCAGCGGCCTCTCCCGGCAGGCGGTCAGCCTCATCACCCGTCGGCTCATGGAACGCGGCCTCGTCGAGACCGACGGCACGCTCTCCGCGGGCCGGGGGAAGCCGCGCACCGTGCTGCGCGTCGTGCCGTCGTCGCTGCTCGCGGCCGGCGTGCATCTGGATCCCACGGGGATCACGCTGGTCATCGTCGATCTGGGGGCGAACGTCGTCGCGGAGAAGGCGCTCGGGCCCCCGGGCTCGGACCCCGATGCGGGGGTGGCGCGGATCGCGGCGGGCCTCGAGGAGCTGCTCGCGACGATGTACGAGGACGGCTGGCGCACGCCCGGCGGCCAGAGTGCGCGGGAGGCGCTGCTGGGCATCGGCGTCGCGGCCCCGGGCGGGCTGGACTGGCGCCGCGGCGTGCTCGTGGATCCGCCCTGGATGCCGGACTGGTGGGACACCCCGCTCGTGGAGATGCTCTCGCGGGCGACGGGCCGCACGGCCCTCCTGGACAAGGACACGAACGCTGCGCTCGCGGCGGAGATCTGGGCCGGCGAGCGTCTGAGCGAGCAGACGCTGCTGTACGTCTACGTGAGCGTGGGCGTCGGCTCGGCGGTCTCGAGCGCGGGCCGCGTCCAGCGCGGCTCGACCACGCAGGCCGGGGAGATCGGGCATCTGCCGACGGGTCTCGACGGTCCCGTGTGCGGCTGCGGCAGGCGCGCGTGCCTCTCGACGTTCACGGACGTGCACGCGATGCTGCACCGGATCGACGCCGCGAAGAGCGCTGCGGACGGCTCTGCGGGGAACTCAGACTGGCGCGAAGCGGCGGGTGCGGCGGCGGAGATCGATGTGGACGAGCTCTCCTCCGCTTCCCTCGAGGCCGACGGCGAGCGCCTGGATGCCCTGCTCGCGGCGGCGACGTCGGGCGACCGCCTGGCCGCACGGATCGCGCAGGAGCACGGCACCGCGCTCGGCGAGGCGCTGCGCACCCTGATCGGGATCCATGACCCGCACCGCGTGATCATCGGCGGCCCCTACTGGCGCGCGCTCGAGCCCTTCGCCATGCCGCAGGTGCTCGAGCGCGCGCTGCAGGGCAGCGGCGGGCGCCGCGGGGTCACCATCAGCTCCTCCGCCTTCGGCGACGACGTGGGCGCGATCGGTGCGGCCACCCTCTACCTGGGCAGGGAGCTCTCCCCCACCGTGCGCTGA
- a CDS encoding carbohydrate ABC transporter permease: MSVTDTVGPPAGPASASGALGSAAPAPPARRKRGMNAGQRRKLRTGLLFISPWIIGVVIFIIYPVAYSIALSFTRYSGMEAPTWVGVQNYVTAFTDPMVGKAASNTIFYAIIAVPLGLIIALALAIAMNQNVREVAWYRTIFYAPSLIPAFAMSFIFIVFLNPQFGVFNQVLKIFGGANVNLLGDPTGVKIAIILMAQLGAGNAALIFLAGLRNIPKTIYEAARVDGASPLRQFFSITFPLLSPVLLFNLITGISGSLQVFTEAFIVTNGTGDPDAGALFYMMYLYKNAFGFAELGYASALAVILFLVGLALALLVYWLSRRFVNYDVEAG, from the coding sequence ATGAGTGTCACCGACACCGTCGGCCCACCGGCCGGCCCCGCGAGCGCCTCAGGCGCCTTGGGCAGTGCGGCGCCCGCCCCTCCCGCACGCCGCAAGCGCGGGATGAATGCGGGCCAGCGCCGAAAGCTCCGCACCGGCCTGCTGTTCATCTCCCCCTGGATCATCGGGGTCGTCATCTTCATCATCTACCCGGTCGCGTACTCGATCGCCCTGAGCTTCACGCGGTACTCCGGGATGGAGGCGCCCACGTGGGTGGGCGTTCAGAACTACGTCACGGCCTTCACCGACCCGATGGTGGGCAAGGCGGCGTCGAACACGATCTTCTACGCCATCATCGCCGTTCCGCTGGGACTGATCATCGCTCTGGCGCTCGCGATCGCGATGAACCAGAACGTGCGCGAGGTCGCCTGGTACAGGACGATCTTCTACGCGCCCTCGCTGATCCCGGCGTTCGCGATGTCCTTCATCTTCATCGTGTTCCTGAATCCCCAGTTCGGCGTGTTCAACCAGGTCCTCAAGATCTTCGGGGGCGCGAACGTCAACCTCCTGGGTGATCCCACCGGGGTGAAGATCGCGATCATCCTGATGGCACAGCTGGGTGCGGGCAACGCGGCCCTCATCTTCCTCGCCGGTCTGCGCAACATCCCGAAGACGATCTACGAGGCGGCCCGAGTGGACGGCGCCAGCCCCCTGCGCCAGTTCTTCTCGATCACGTTCCCGCTGCTCTCCCCGGTTCTGCTGTTCAACCTGATCACCGGCATCTCGGGATCCCTGCAGGTGTTCACCGAGGCATTCATCGTCACCAACGGCACGGGCGATCCCGACGCGGGCGCGCTGTTCTACATGATGTACCTCTACAAGAACGCCTTCGGCTTCGCCGAGCTCGGATACGCATCCGCACTCGCGGTGATCCTGTTCCTCGTGGGGCTGGCCCTGGCCCTGCTCGTCTACTGGCTGTCGCGCCGGTTCGTGAACTACGACGTGGAGGCCGGCTGA
- a CDS encoding carbohydrate ABC transporter permease: MSTMIQTPPENIVPGRKKANAEQYNRRADGTKRSWHSTLIARIVMIILSILFLMPLYWMIVSALKSDQELAKFPPTLFPHNVEFGNFVKAVTAMPFLQFFANSAIITISVVLLSVISNFIIAYGFACIDWPGRDKLFYVVIATLFLPFPVTLIPMFDMWARLGLVNTLFPLILPAMFGSAFYVFLLRQFLKQIPQPMLDAARVDGASEWTILWRIAFPTAMPALTTVAIFSAVGSWNDFMGPLIYLQDQKVQTLSIGLQTFRSVNAQDVSFNQLMAASFLVILPLLLLFFIFQRYFIRGITIGGFK; this comes from the coding sequence ATGAGCACCATGATCCAGACACCCCCGGAGAACATCGTCCCCGGGCGCAAGAAGGCCAACGCCGAGCAGTACAACCGCCGTGCCGACGGCACCAAGCGCTCCTGGCACTCGACGCTCATCGCGCGCATCGTGATGATCATCCTCAGCATCCTGTTCCTGATGCCGCTCTACTGGATGATCGTCTCCGCGCTCAAATCCGACCAGGAGCTCGCGAAGTTCCCGCCCACGCTGTTCCCGCACAACGTCGAGTTCGGGAACTTCGTCAAGGCCGTCACCGCGATGCCGTTCCTGCAGTTCTTCGCGAACTCCGCGATCATCACCATCTCGGTGGTGCTGCTGTCGGTGATCTCGAACTTCATCATCGCGTACGGCTTCGCGTGCATCGACTGGCCGGGCCGTGACAAGCTCTTCTACGTCGTCATCGCGACGCTGTTCCTCCCGTTCCCCGTCACCCTGATCCCCATGTTCGACATGTGGGCCCGACTGGGGCTGGTGAACACGCTGTTCCCGTTGATATTGCCGGCCATGTTCGGCAGTGCGTTCTACGTGTTCCTGCTGAGACAGTTCCTCAAGCAGATCCCTCAGCCCATGCTCGACGCCGCCCGGGTGGACGGCGCGAGCGAATGGACGATCCTGTGGAGGATCGCGTTCCCCACCGCGATGCCCGCGCTGACCACCGTCGCGATTTTCTCGGCCGTCGGCTCGTGGAACGACTTCATGGGACCTCTGATCTATCTGCAGGACCAGAAGGTCCAGACGCTCTCGATCGGTCTGCAGACGTTCCGATCCGTCAACGCGCAGGACGTCTCCTTCAACCAGCTGATGGCCGCCAGCTTCCTGGTGATCCTGCCGCTGCTGCTCCTGTTCTTCATCTTCCAGCGGTACTTCATCCGCGGCATCACGATCGGAGGCTTCAAGTGA
- a CDS encoding extracellular solute-binding protein — MISRRSFLAGATAAGAAVGLGACASAPAAGPNVVSYWGLGAADVDKDNQVIDAFKKTDAGKNAEIYVDQVPSSGVADMSQIITAVRGGTAPDVWWMDRFNAVQNASIGLLEPIDGLIEKYEDVSPEEFKSQWIQFAIDELTYDDQLYGLPATTDARGLLYNKDVLKDAGVDLDLFDWKKHVITWDELGEACEKIVDIDKRGNYKRFGFAPWLSEGWPYTWGFGLDAQAYDNETATVTLDSPQWESVYQLYADWAEQYPYASVDAFFATYQPPNAPPTQTAMFSGRLGVDTSGPWQISGNEKYAPDLPLDFTYLPVAKEGDPTYTWSGGQCLVIPKGANITKTLWEFMKFYAGFEGQSIVVPQFGNLPTSIKAIQEKKYNAKAELFRTMLPNSTSRPPLPVGSAMWDTLTRTKSSVALGSSTPKQAVESNQQMIAPKMELFPDYKMPETYGKPSPVPGS, encoded by the coding sequence GTGATCTCCAGACGATCCTTCCTGGCCGGAGCGACGGCCGCCGGTGCGGCCGTCGGACTGGGCGCCTGCGCCTCGGCACCTGCCGCGGGGCCGAACGTGGTCAGCTACTGGGGCCTCGGTGCGGCCGACGTCGACAAGGACAACCAGGTCATCGACGCCTTCAAGAAGACCGACGCGGGCAAGAACGCGGAGATCTACGTCGACCAGGTGCCGTCGAGCGGCGTCGCGGACATGAGCCAGATCATCACCGCGGTGCGCGGCGGGACAGCTCCCGACGTGTGGTGGATGGACCGCTTCAACGCGGTGCAGAACGCCTCGATCGGCCTGCTCGAGCCCATCGACGGCCTCATCGAGAAGTACGAGGACGTCTCGCCCGAGGAGTTCAAGTCCCAGTGGATCCAGTTCGCCATCGACGAGCTGACCTACGACGACCAGCTGTACGGGCTGCCGGCCACGACCGACGCCCGCGGGCTCCTGTACAACAAGGACGTCCTCAAGGATGCGGGGGTCGACCTCGATCTGTTCGACTGGAAGAAGCACGTCATCACGTGGGACGAGCTCGGCGAGGCCTGCGAGAAGATCGTGGACATCGACAAGCGCGGCAACTACAAGCGCTTCGGCTTCGCTCCCTGGCTCTCCGAGGGATGGCCATACACGTGGGGCTTCGGGCTCGACGCCCAGGCCTACGACAACGAGACCGCCACCGTCACCCTCGATTCCCCGCAGTGGGAGTCGGTGTACCAGCTCTATGCGGACTGGGCCGAGCAGTATCCCTACGCCTCGGTCGACGCCTTCTTCGCGACCTACCAGCCGCCGAACGCGCCGCCCACGCAGACGGCGATGTTCAGCGGCCGCCTGGGCGTGGACACGTCGGGGCCCTGGCAGATCAGCGGCAACGAGAAGTACGCCCCCGACCTTCCCCTGGACTTCACCTATCTGCCGGTCGCGAAGGAAGGGGACCCCACCTACACCTGGTCGGGCGGGCAGTGCCTGGTCATCCCCAAGGGCGCCAACATCACGAAGACCCTCTGGGAGTTCATGAAGTTCTATGCGGGCTTCGAGGGGCAGAGCATCGTCGTCCCCCAGTTCGGGAACCTGCCCACGAGCATCAAGGCCATCCAGGAGAAGAAGTACAACGCCAAGGCGGAGCTGTTCCGCACGATGCTCCCGAACTCCACCTCGCGCCCGCCGCTGCCGGTGGGGTCGGCCATGTGGGACACGCTCACGCGCACCAAGAGCTCGGTCGCCCTGGGCTCCTCGACCCCGAAGCAGGCCGTGGAGTCCAACCAGCAGATGATCGCGCCCAAGATGGAGCTCTTCCCCGACTACAAGATGCCCGAGACCTACGGCAAACCGAGCCCCGTCCCCGGCAGCTGA
- a CDS encoding extracellular solute-binding protein yields MLDRRQLLTGAGAVLAAGLGATSCAGSGPSGPRTVRYWGMGAADKDKDEAARDAFLATDAGAGAQVSIDQVPSSGAADMSQIITAVRGGTAPDVWWMDRFNAVQNASIGLLEPVDTLIEKFEDVSPEEFKSQWIQFAVDELTYDGKLYGLPTSTDARGLLFNENVLKDSGVDLDMFDPEQHVLTWDELRDAARQITHQDSRGNYDRLGFAPWADQGMPYTWAFGLDAQVYDNATGQVVLDSPQWKSVFDLYADWAEEFPYSRVDAFFATYQPPNAPPTQNAVFGEHLAITTGGPWQISGNKKYAPKLPLKWTWLPVAKDGDPTYTWSGGFSLVLPKGSNMSRTTWEFMKHFTGFAGQSIVVPKLGSLPTHLRAITEKKYDPDAELFRQMLPNSTSRPPIPAGSAASDTLDRAKTAVAIGSKTPQQAIDENQAMVVPKMELFPDYTMPDTYGKPQQIPDGEK; encoded by the coding sequence ATGCTCGACCGACGACAGCTCCTCACCGGTGCGGGCGCAGTCCTCGCGGCAGGGCTGGGCGCGACGTCGTGCGCGGGCAGCGGACCGAGCGGCCCGCGCACCGTCCGCTACTGGGGGATGGGCGCCGCGGACAAGGACAAGGACGAAGCGGCGCGCGATGCCTTCCTGGCCACCGACGCCGGCGCAGGGGCGCAGGTCAGCATCGACCAGGTGCCCTCCAGCGGTGCGGCCGACATGAGCCAGATCATCACGGCGGTGCGCGGCGGGACCGCGCCGGACGTGTGGTGGATGGATCGCTTCAATGCGGTGCAGAACGCCTCCATCGGTCTGCTCGAGCCCGTGGACACCCTCATCGAGAAGTTCGAGGACGTCTCGCCCGAGGAGTTCAAGTCCCAGTGGATCCAGTTCGCCGTCGACGAGCTGACCTACGACGGGAAGCTCTACGGACTTCCGACATCGACGGACGCCCGCGGGCTGCTCTTCAACGAGAACGTGCTGAAGGATTCCGGAGTCGACCTCGACATGTTCGACCCCGAGCAGCACGTCCTCACCTGGGACGAGCTGCGGGATGCCGCGCGGCAGATCACCCACCAGGACTCCCGCGGGAACTACGACCGCCTCGGATTCGCGCCCTGGGCCGACCAGGGCATGCCCTACACCTGGGCGTTCGGCCTGGACGCGCAGGTCTACGACAACGCGACCGGCCAGGTGGTGCTCGACTCCCCGCAGTGGAAGTCCGTGTTCGACCTCTACGCGGACTGGGCCGAGGAGTTCCCCTACTCCCGGGTCGACGCATTCTTCGCGACCTATCAGCCGCCGAACGCGCCGCCCACCCAGAACGCCGTCTTCGGCGAGCATCTGGCGATCACCACGGGCGGGCCCTGGCAGATCTCCGGGAACAAGAAGTACGCGCCGAAGCTGCCGCTGAAATGGACCTGGCTGCCGGTCGCGAAGGACGGCGACCCCACGTACACCTGGTCCGGCGGCTTCTCGCTGGTGCTGCCCAAGGGATCCAACATGTCCCGCACCACCTGGGAGTTCATGAAGCACTTCACGGGCTTCGCCGGACAGTCGATCGTGGTCCCGAAGCTCGGCAGCCTGCCCACGCATCTGCGTGCGATCACCGAGAAGAAGTACGACCCCGACGCCGAGCTGTTCCGCCAGATGTTGCCGAACTCGACCTCGCGCCCGCCGATCCCTGCCGGATCCGCCGCGTCCGACACCCTCGACCGCGCGAAGACGGCAGTCGCCATCGGCTCCAAGACCCCCCAGCAGGCCATCGACGAGAACCAGGCGATGGTCGTACCGAAGATGGAGCTCTTCCCCGACTACACGATGCCCGACACCTATGGGAAACCCCAGCAGATCCCCGACGGGGAGAAGTGA
- a CDS encoding Gfo/Idh/MocA family protein, with protein MTSPSTAAAPLRIAVLSAWHVHAEEYGRAAIEHPDTELVAVWDDDTARGQELAERLGVPFEADLDALLAREDLDGVTNTTATTVHDEILGKVIAAGKHVFTEKLLSPSVKGCDALIDAAGEAGVALTVSLPRLSHGYTVALRKILEDGALGRITYARVRLAHDGSTRDWLPARFYDPAEAIGGAFSDLAAHPVYLTQLILGEDVSSVRSSYTDITGRGVEDNASVTITTPDGAIGVIETGFVTPASGFTIEVHGTEGSLLYGFGGEKMLLTTREGTTEVEVPSDIDAPFWQWVQAIRTGEPTLENLARARALTALVVAANADAGI; from the coding sequence ATGACCTCCCCCTCCACCGCGGCAGCGCCCCTGCGCATCGCCGTGCTCTCCGCCTGGCACGTGCACGCCGAGGAGTACGGTCGGGCGGCGATCGAGCATCCGGACACGGAGCTCGTCGCCGTCTGGGACGACGACACCGCGCGCGGCCAGGAGCTCGCCGAGCGCCTGGGCGTGCCCTTCGAGGCCGATCTCGACGCCCTGCTGGCCCGCGAGGACCTCGACGGCGTCACCAACACCACCGCCACCACCGTGCACGACGAGATCCTCGGCAAGGTCATCGCCGCGGGCAAGCACGTGTTCACCGAGAAGCTGCTCTCGCCCAGCGTCAAGGGCTGCGATGCCCTCATCGACGCGGCAGGCGAAGCGGGCGTGGCGCTCACCGTGTCCCTGCCCCGGCTCTCCCACGGCTACACCGTGGCCCTGCGGAAGATCCTCGAGGACGGAGCCCTCGGCCGCATCACCTATGCGCGCGTGCGTCTCGCGCACGACGGATCGACCCGCGACTGGCTGCCCGCCCGCTTCTACGACCCGGCCGAGGCCATCGGCGGCGCGTTCTCCGACCTCGCCGCCCACCCCGTCTACCTCACCCAGCTGATCCTGGGGGAGGACGTCTCGAGCGTCCGCTCGAGCTATACGGACATCACCGGGCGCGGCGTCGAGGACAACGCCTCGGTCACGATCACCACGCCCGACGGCGCCATCGGCGTCATCGAGACCGGCTTCGTGACCCCTGCCAGCGGCTTCACCATCGAGGTCCATGGCACCGAGGGCTCGCTGCTCTACGGCTTCGGCGGCGAGAAGATGCTGCTGACCACCCGTGAGGGCACCACCGAGGTCGAGGTCCCCAGCGACATCGATGCGCCGTTCTGGCAGTGGGTCCAGGCGATCCGCACCGGCGAGCCCACGCTCGAGAACCTCGCCCGTGCCCGCGCCCTCACCGCCCTGGTCGTCGCCGCGAACGCCGACGCCGGGATCTGA
- a CDS encoding Gfo/Idh/MocA family protein codes for MTVTLPVRIGLIGGGGIANAHLKGYSTIPDRARVVAIADANPETLALRTEEIGAKGYSDFTELVQDPDVDAVDICLPHHLHKPAIVAAANAGKHILCEKPLCLTAEEAAEVRAAVDAAGVTLMCAHNQLFMPAVAKAKEVIDSGALGDVYEVRTTDSFFNDFDPENMGWRAHTATSGGGEYIDTGYHPTYLLMHLSGGRPKQVFSMMSTHRLKFMEGEDSAQVLVRFDNGSVGQLVTSWAYQAAPGTDRFSVVGEKGSLSSDGSTLRVKLRAEDEEQVYAAEPIDTFAAEIADFVTCLETGKRPLNTEEEGIAVLGIILAAYESARTGAAAEVMSA; via the coding sequence ATGACCGTCACCCTTCCCGTCCGCATCGGCCTCATCGGCGGCGGCGGCATCGCCAACGCCCACCTCAAGGGCTACTCCACGATCCCGGACCGCGCGCGCGTGGTCGCGATCGCCGACGCGAACCCCGAGACCCTCGCCCTGCGCACCGAGGAGATCGGCGCCAAGGGCTACTCGGACTTCACCGAGCTCGTGCAGGACCCCGACGTCGACGCCGTCGACATCTGCCTGCCGCACCACCTGCACAAGCCCGCGATCGTCGCGGCGGCGAACGCCGGCAAGCACATCCTGTGCGAGAAGCCCCTGTGCCTCACCGCCGAGGAGGCCGCCGAGGTCCGCGCGGCCGTCGACGCCGCCGGAGTCACCCTCATGTGCGCGCACAACCAGCTGTTCATGCCGGCCGTCGCCAAGGCCAAGGAGGTCATCGACTCCGGTGCCCTGGGCGACGTCTACGAGGTGCGCACCACCGACTCGTTCTTCAACGACTTCGACCCGGAGAACATGGGATGGCGCGCCCACACCGCCACCAGCGGCGGCGGCGAGTACATCGACACCGGCTACCACCCGACCTACCTGCTCATGCACCTCTCGGGCGGTCGTCCGAAGCAGGTCTTCTCGATGATGTCGACCCACCGCCTGAAGTTCATGGAGGGCGAGGACTCCGCGCAGGTCCTGGTGCGCTTCGACAACGGCAGCGTGGGCCAGCTCGTCACCTCCTGGGCCTACCAGGCGGCCCCCGGCACCGACCGCTTCTCCGTGGTCGGCGAGAAGGGCTCGCTGAGCTCCGACGGCTCGACCCTGCGCGTGAAGCTGCGCGCGGAGGACGAGGAGCAGGTGTACGCCGCAGAGCCCATCGACACCTTCGCCGCGGAGATCGCCGACTTCGTGACCTGCCTGGAGACCGGAAAGCGTCCGCTCAACACCGAGGAGGAGGGCATCGCCGTGCTCGGCATCATCCTCGCCGCCTACGAGAGCGCCCGCACCGGCGCCGCCGCGGAGGTCATGAGCGCCTGA
- a CDS encoding HD domain-containing protein has product MRGIDADTLGLDGRWFDPVWRLEVELTPLELELLDTWWVRRLAFVAHAGIASFTTTQSYSRIEHSLGVLALTAHFAPEDHAARATALLHDIGHLPFSHTLEGLSGLDHHTIGRARIAELDPMLRRHDLDAEEIIAIDEGVRPSPLTNAAGALKLDHLDSFLRSGQVHGRTTTPPREMLERMRLVDGAVDTDAETAGELVVLIVAEARHQRAPSNVVPIAVLKHLVTTALDAGASFDAADLMQMTDGELWAALLADPATREETRELRAHPRRWRVEAAPTDAAAGGSDADALHVHIRRGYLALPTVGGTMITDPRVTALEDALPLHVRVVRA; this is encoded by the coding sequence GTGCGCGGGATCGACGCCGACACCCTGGGGCTGGATGGGCGCTGGTTCGATCCCGTCTGGCGCCTCGAGGTCGAGCTGACCCCGCTGGAGCTCGAGCTGCTGGACACCTGGTGGGTGCGGCGTCTGGCCTTCGTCGCCCACGCCGGCATCGCCTCGTTCACCACCACCCAGAGCTATTCGCGCATCGAGCACTCCCTGGGGGTCCTCGCTCTGACCGCGCACTTCGCGCCGGAGGATCACGCGGCTCGTGCGACGGCGCTCCTGCACGACATCGGGCACCTGCCCTTCAGCCACACCCTCGAGGGGCTGAGTGGGCTCGACCATCACACGATCGGCCGCGCGCGGATCGCCGAGCTCGATCCGATGCTGCGGCGGCACGACCTGGACGCCGAGGAGATCATCGCGATCGACGAGGGCGTGCGGCCCTCTCCCCTGACCAACGCCGCCGGCGCCCTCAAACTCGACCACCTCGACTCGTTCCTGCGCAGCGGCCAGGTGCACGGACGCACCACCACGCCCCCGCGCGAGATGCTCGAGCGGATGCGACTGGTCGACGGCGCCGTGGATACCGACGCGGAGACCGCCGGCGAACTCGTGGTTCTCATCGTCGCGGAGGCCCGCCACCAGCGCGCGCCCTCCAACGTCGTCCCGATCGCCGTGCTGAAGCACCTGGTCACGACCGCTCTCGATGCCGGGGCGTCGTTCGATGCGGCGGACCTGATGCAGATGACAGACGGCGAGCTCTGGGCGGCGCTCCTCGCCGACCCCGCCACGCGTGAGGAGACGCGGGAGCTGCGGGCGCACCCGCGTCGATGGCGGGTCGAGGCCGCGCCAACGGACGCGGCTGCCGGCGGATCGGACGCGGACGCGCTGCATGTGCACATCCGCCGCGGTTACCTCGCGCTGCCCACCGTCGGCGGGACGATGATCACCGACCCGCGGGTCACCGCCCTCGAGGACGCGCTGCCGCTGCACGTGCGCGTCGTGCGCGCCTGA
- a CDS encoding acyl-CoA thioesterase translates to MESSSSEPVMSFRTRKWVRPEDLNANATLFGGSLLRWIDEEAAVYAIIQLGHQRVVTKYMSEIVFVSSAREGDIVEIGLVATKFGRTSLTMRAEARNLFTQQSILTIDELVFVNVDADGRPAPHGYTEITYDRDRVPRGDLQR, encoded by the coding sequence ATGGAGAGCTCCTCGTCCGAACCGGTCATGTCCTTCCGCACCCGCAAGTGGGTGCGGCCCGAGGACCTCAACGCCAACGCCACCCTCTTCGGCGGCAGCCTGCTGCGCTGGATCGACGAGGAGGCGGCCGTCTACGCGATCATCCAGCTGGGCCACCAGCGCGTCGTCACGAAATATATGTCGGAGATCGTGTTCGTCTCCTCGGCCCGCGAGGGCGACATCGTCGAGATCGGCCTGGTCGCGACGAAGTTCGGGCGCACATCACTGACGATGCGCGCGGAGGCGCGGAACCTGTTCACCCAGCAGAGCATCCTCACGATCGACGAGCTCGTGTTCGTCAACGTCGACGCGGACGGGCGACCGGCACCGCACGGCTACACGGAGATCACCTACGACCGCGATCGGGTGCCCCGAGGCGATCTGCAGCGGTGA